A portion of the Krasilnikovia cinnamomea genome contains these proteins:
- a CDS encoding M36 family metallopeptidase codes for MRPLSAPSLNRRWGAAAAGVVLLAGLLPAQADAAPKPRSAAGAADKPSNGEALANYDSRDYLNPPAAKPAVTTKAAGVAAQRLTAAAKPGSPARKLRHKLGVQGIVDLDRATGTPRRVTKLDGFLTGPSRKRPEAIARAYVKANADVFGLSATAVDDLTLRKDYVDIEGTHHLSFIQSVDGVPVFGNGIKAHVAKDGRLVQVDGSPLAALPSAPGTATLTAEKARAAAVGNVFGDSNAKVVTRGAGATKTTTFSDNGSAKLVMFQTAAGPRLAWQTVAMDEGYIHVIDAQDGTILFRQSTVAKDSGLAWPNYPGAPSGGKQVTVDFGKWLPNNSPKLAGNVAHVYTDVNDDNVANPSEEVAPSGKRSFKYPFTDFTAQVGGACTAAFQCSWDPKVPYSWQKNRGQNATQLFTFLGTFHDHLNARPIGFTRAAGNFEAVDDDAVQGQALDGADTANGLPDRDHVNNANMNTPPDGTPPVMQMYLFPNPNPDPNLPPDPFIPSNSGDEAAIVYHEYTHGLSNRLVVDANGVSTLGTVQAGSMGEAWSDWYAMDYLASQGYEKDTAKDGELQIGKYVAGGGPFRSEALDCAVGSTAQNCTGTEGSGPGGYTYGDFGKIADGPEVHADGEIWAQTLWDLRKAIGSSKARSLVTRAMELSPANPSFLDERNSILQADLVVNGGQLQKTIWKVFAKRGMGFFAGAVDGDDAEVVEDFSMPPAANTPRGTVTGKVADTDTGAAVAGATVGFGGHTSGFGNDYLATTAADGTYTISGVLPGTYPKVFAKGAGFDSVVKTVSVGARTNTVDWALRRDWAAIAGGSSVVSATGPDYTEFGCGPKHLFDQSYGSGWGSDVTGPDGFNVVLKLPRAVDIAELTLDATATCGDAGSASTGKFRIETSADGAAWTVAATGQFTAANRGLANPVPLTAGKTGVQFLRYTMLSSQAQDLGVCTTPDAPYSGCKFMDSTELAIYGAPSA; via the coding sequence ATGAGACCGTTGTCAGCACCGTCGCTGAACCGGCGGTGGGGGGCAGCAGCCGCCGGCGTCGTCCTGCTTGCGGGGTTACTCCCCGCCCAGGCGGACGCCGCACCCAAACCCAGGAGCGCCGCGGGCGCTGCGGACAAGCCCAGCAATGGCGAGGCACTCGCGAACTACGACTCGCGGGACTACCTGAACCCGCCCGCCGCGAAGCCCGCGGTCACCACGAAAGCCGCCGGCGTCGCCGCGCAGCGCCTGACCGCCGCCGCCAAGCCCGGCAGCCCGGCCCGCAAGCTGCGCCACAAGCTCGGCGTCCAGGGCATCGTCGACCTCGACCGGGCCACGGGTACCCCGCGCCGCGTCACCAAGCTCGACGGTTTCCTGACCGGGCCCAGCCGCAAGCGGCCCGAAGCCATCGCCCGCGCCTACGTCAAGGCGAACGCGGACGTATTCGGCCTCAGCGCGACGGCCGTCGATGATCTTACACTGCGAAAGGACTACGTCGACATCGAGGGCACCCACCACCTCAGCTTCATCCAGAGCGTGGACGGCGTGCCGGTGTTCGGCAACGGCATCAAGGCGCACGTCGCCAAGGACGGCCGTCTCGTCCAGGTCGACGGCTCCCCGCTGGCCGCGCTGCCCAGCGCCCCGGGCACGGCCACGCTGACCGCCGAGAAGGCGCGCGCCGCCGCGGTCGGCAACGTCTTCGGCGACTCGAACGCCAAGGTCGTCACCCGCGGCGCCGGCGCCACGAAGACCACCACGTTCTCGGACAACGGCTCCGCGAAGCTGGTCATGTTCCAGACCGCGGCCGGGCCCCGCCTGGCGTGGCAGACCGTCGCGATGGACGAGGGCTACATCCACGTCATCGACGCGCAGGACGGCACGATCCTGTTCCGGCAGAGCACGGTAGCCAAGGACAGCGGCCTGGCCTGGCCGAACTACCCGGGCGCCCCGTCGGGCGGCAAGCAGGTCACGGTCGACTTCGGCAAGTGGCTGCCGAACAACTCGCCGAAGCTGGCCGGCAACGTCGCGCACGTCTACACCGACGTCAACGACGACAATGTGGCCAACCCGAGCGAAGAGGTCGCACCGTCGGGCAAGCGCAGCTTCAAGTACCCGTTCACGGACTTCACCGCGCAGGTGGGCGGCGCGTGTACCGCGGCGTTCCAGTGCTCCTGGGACCCGAAGGTGCCCTACTCGTGGCAGAAGAACCGTGGCCAGAACGCCACCCAGCTCTTCACCTTCCTCGGCACCTTCCACGACCACCTGAACGCCCGGCCGATCGGCTTCACCCGCGCCGCGGGCAACTTCGAGGCGGTCGACGACGACGCGGTGCAGGGCCAGGCCCTGGACGGCGCGGACACCGCCAACGGCCTGCCGGACCGCGACCACGTCAACAACGCGAACATGAACACCCCGCCGGACGGCACCCCGCCGGTCATGCAGATGTACCTGTTCCCGAACCCGAACCCGGACCCCAACCTCCCGCCGGACCCGTTCATCCCCAGCAACTCCGGTGACGAGGCAGCAATCGTCTACCACGAGTACACCCACGGCCTGTCGAACCGTCTCGTGGTCGACGCGAACGGCGTCTCGACCCTGGGCACGGTGCAGGCGGGCTCCATGGGCGAGGCCTGGAGCGACTGGTACGCCATGGACTACCTGGCGTCGCAGGGCTACGAGAAGGACACCGCCAAGGACGGCGAACTGCAGATCGGCAAGTACGTCGCCGGTGGCGGCCCGTTCCGCAGCGAGGCCCTGGACTGCGCGGTCGGCAGCACGGCACAGAACTGCACCGGGACCGAGGGCTCCGGCCCGGGCGGCTACACGTACGGCGACTTCGGCAAGATCGCCGATGGTCCGGAGGTGCATGCGGACGGTGAGATCTGGGCGCAGACCCTGTGGGACCTGCGCAAGGCGATCGGCAGCAGCAAGGCCCGGTCGCTGGTGACCCGGGCGATGGAGCTGTCCCCGGCGAACCCGTCGTTCCTGGACGAGCGCAACTCGATCCTGCAGGCCGACCTCGTGGTCAACGGTGGCCAGCTGCAGAAGACAATCTGGAAGGTGTTCGCCAAGCGCGGCATGGGCTTCTTCGCCGGTGCCGTGGACGGCGACGACGCCGAGGTGGTCGAGGACTTCTCGATGCCGCCCGCGGCCAACACCCCGCGCGGCACGGTGACCGGAAAGGTCGCCGACACCGACACCGGTGCGGCGGTGGCCGGGGCGACCGTCGGCTTCGGCGGGCACACCTCGGGCTTCGGCAACGACTACCTGGCCACGACGGCGGCCGACGGTACGTACACGATCAGTGGCGTGCTGCCGGGCACCTACCCCAAGGTGTTCGCCAAGGGCGCCGGGTTCGACTCCGTGGTCAAGACGGTCTCCGTCGGCGCCCGGACGAACACGGTCGACTGGGCGTTGCGCCGCGACTGGGCCGCCATCGCGGGCGGTAGCAGCGTGGTCAGCGCCACGGGCCCGGACTACACCGAGTTCGGCTGCGGCCCGAAGCACCTGTTCGACCAGTCGTACGGCTCCGGCTGGGGTTCCGACGTGACGGGTCCGGACGGCTTCAACGTGGTGCTCAAGCTGCCGCGGGCGGTGGACATCGCCGAACTGACCCTGGACGCGACCGCGACCTGCGGTGACGCCGGGAGCGCCTCGACCGGCAAGTTCCGGATCGAGACGTCGGCCGACGGTGCCGCGTGGACCGTGGCCGCCACGGGCCAGTTCACCGCGGCCAACCGCGGCCTGGCCAACCCGGTGCCGCTGACCGCGGGCAAGACCGGTGTGCAGTTCCTGCGTTACAC